In a genomic window of Xylophilus rhododendri:
- a CDS encoding biotin--[acetyl-CoA-carboxylase] ligase — protein MEPQRWPAEAIWQELYPLLPGFTVEILPEIDSTNSELMRRARAGRQEPILLVAEHQTAGRGRLGRGWQAAPGSALTFSFGLPLAPREWSGLSLVAGVAIAEALHPDLGLKWPNDLWWQDRKIGGILVETVGAGDADAERYVVVGAGLNIAQPPSPEDMRTPPAGLRELLPGVAATAVLQAVAPALVRGLLDFAVQGFASWQPRFEARDVLRGRAVVLSDGRRGTAASVDAEGVLRLATAEGWEAVRSAEVSVRPVA, from the coding sequence ATGGAGCCGCAGCGCTGGCCGGCCGAGGCCATCTGGCAGGAGCTGTATCCGCTGCTGCCGGGCTTCACGGTGGAGATCCTGCCGGAGATCGATTCCACCAACAGCGAGCTGATGCGCCGGGCGCGCGCCGGCCGCCAGGAACCCATCCTGCTGGTGGCCGAGCACCAGACCGCCGGGCGGGGCCGCCTGGGCCGCGGCTGGCAGGCGGCGCCGGGCAGCGCGCTCACCTTCTCCTTCGGTTTGCCGCTGGCGCCGCGCGAATGGTCGGGCCTGTCGCTGGTGGCGGGCGTGGCGATCGCCGAGGCCCTGCATCCCGACCTGGGCCTGAAATGGCCCAACGACCTCTGGTGGCAGGACCGCAAGATCGGCGGCATCCTGGTCGAGACCGTCGGCGCGGGCGATGCCGATGCCGAGCGTTATGTGGTGGTGGGCGCGGGCCTGAACATCGCCCAGCCGCCCTCGCCCGAGGACATGCGCACGCCGCCGGCCGGCCTGCGCGAGCTGCTGCCGGGCGTGGCCGCCACGGCCGTGCTGCAGGCGGTGGCGCCGGCGCTGGTGCGGGGCCTGCTCGACTTCGCCGTCCAGGGCTTCGCCAGCTGGCAGCCGCGCTTCGAGGCACGCGACGTGCTGCGCGGCCGTGCCGTGGTGCTGTCCGACGGACGGCGCGGCACGGCGGCCAGCGTGGATGCCGAAGGCGTGCTGCGCCTGGCCACGGCCGAGGGCTGGGAGGCCGTGCGCAGCGCCGAAGTCAGCGTGCGGCCGGTGGCCTGA
- a CDS encoding SPOR domain-containing protein — translation MLRLVALLLVLANGIYYAWSQNALRAWGLERPTQAEPQRVRQQIRPEALKLVSAEEARSIAAAAQAAPAAPAPTECLQAGLFGDAEAALLRTRAEALLPAGSWSLVPGSTPARWIVYMGRYPSADYVAKKRGELRALHVAFEAPGSPALEPGLSLGSYATQSEANAGMAALAQRGVRTARVVEQRPAVQGQTLRLPAVDEAMRPALQGLAPALAGHTLQPCG, via the coding sequence ATGCTGCGCCTCGTCGCCCTGCTGCTCGTGCTGGCCAACGGCATCTACTACGCCTGGTCGCAGAACGCCTTGCGTGCCTGGGGCCTGGAGCGGCCGACGCAGGCCGAGCCGCAGCGCGTCAGGCAGCAGATCCGGCCCGAGGCGCTGAAGCTGGTGTCGGCCGAGGAGGCGCGCAGCATCGCCGCCGCGGCCCAGGCGGCGCCCGCCGCGCCAGCGCCCACCGAGTGCCTGCAGGCCGGCCTGTTCGGCGATGCCGAGGCCGCCCTGCTGCGCACCCGCGCCGAGGCCTTGCTGCCCGCCGGCAGCTGGTCACTGGTGCCGGGCAGCACGCCGGCCCGCTGGATCGTCTACATGGGCCGCTACCCCAGCGCCGACTACGTGGCCAAGAAACGCGGCGAACTGCGCGCCCTGCATGTGGCCTTCGAAGCGCCGGGCAGCCCCGCGCTGGAGCCGGGCCTGTCGCTGGGCAGCTATGCCACCCAGTCCGAAGCCAATGCCGGCATGGCCGCGCTGGCGCAGCGCGGCGTGCGCACCGCACGGGTGGTCGAGCAGCGGCCAGCGGTGCAGGGCCAGACCCTGCGCCTGCCGGCGGTCGACGAGGCGATGCGGCCCGCGCTGCAGGGCCTGGCGCCGGCCCTGGCCGGCCATACGCTGCAGCCCTGCGGCTGA
- a CDS encoding amino acid ABC transporter substrate-binding protein — translation MSAFPAWRALPLLAAAFTTLPAAAATLENIRAAQEIVLAHRDASVPFSYLDQNRQPVGYAVDICLKLVEAVKRELALPNLAVKYLPVTSGNRIAAVAEGKAALECGSTTNNAERRKQVAFTIPHFISAVRLLVRSDSGFKSLDDMSGRTVTATTGTTTLPTLRRIDAEHDLRLKIVEAPDHAQAFGFLETGKADAFALDDVLLYGLRANSAKPQSWEVVGKAMSIEPYAIMLPPRDPAFKKVVDQEMRRLIASGEIQTLYRRWFQQPIPPKGINLELPMPAMLRDSFRYPSDKTGDLE, via the coding sequence ATGAGCGCTTTTCCTGCCTGGCGTGCCCTGCCCCTGCTGGCCGCCGCCTTCACCACCCTGCCGGCCGCCGCGGCCACGCTGGAGAACATCCGCGCCGCGCAGGAGATCGTGCTGGCGCACCGCGATGCGTCCGTGCCCTTCTCCTACCTGGACCAGAACCGGCAGCCCGTCGGCTATGCCGTGGACATCTGCCTGAAGCTGGTCGAGGCGGTCAAGCGCGAACTGGCCCTGCCCAACCTGGCGGTGAAGTACCTGCCGGTGACCTCGGGCAACCGCATCGCCGCCGTCGCGGAAGGCAAGGCCGCGCTGGAATGCGGCTCCACCACCAACAACGCCGAGCGGCGCAAGCAGGTGGCATTCACGATCCCGCATTTCATCTCGGCGGTGCGGCTGCTGGTGCGCTCGGACAGCGGCTTCAAGAGCCTGGACGACATGAGCGGGCGCACCGTCACCGCCACCACCGGCACCACCACCCTGCCCACGCTGCGACGCATCGATGCCGAGCACGACCTGCGGCTGAAGATCGTCGAGGCGCCCGACCATGCCCAGGCCTTCGGCTTCCTGGAGACCGGCAAGGCCGATGCCTTCGCGCTGGACGACGTGCTGCTCTACGGCCTGCGCGCCAATTCGGCCAAGCCGCAGTCCTGGGAGGTGGTCGGCAAGGCGATGAGCATCGAGCCCTACGCCATCATGCTGCCGCCCCGGGATCCGGCCTTCAAGAAGGTGGTCGACCAGGAGATGCGCCGGCTGATCGCCAGCGGCGAGATCCAGACGCTGTACCGGCGCTGGTTCCAGCAGCCGATACCGCCCAAGGGCATCAACCTCGAACTGCCGATGCCGGCCATGCTGCGCGATTCCTTCCGCTACCCGTCCGACAAGACGGGCGACCTGGAATAG
- a CDS encoding N-formylglutamate amidohydrolase: MHTALKLIHTRYQQAEPGTDGAAAAAPMVKSLPGSSPLVLDSPHSGTFYPADFRSCCDMAILRTAEDTHVEKLYSFAPALGAAWIEALFPRSYLDANRDTLELDTGLLDGPWPHPVATDPKVLSKVRLGKGLIWKFTDDGQPIYDRLLPVAEVQARIDRCWKPYYAAVAGAIDAAHARHGFSVHINCHSMPAVAGSHATDFPGLHHADFVIGDRDGSTADPRLSQRICEFLRGRGYSVDYNHPYKGVELVRRYGVPAEGRHSIQVEINRKLYMDEQSFAVLQPGFDKLQGDLKALLEMLGAWDGKF, encoded by the coding sequence ATGCATACCGCCCTGAAACTGATCCACACCCGCTACCAGCAGGCCGAGCCCGGCACCGACGGGGCGGCCGCGGCCGCGCCCATGGTGAAGAGCCTGCCCGGCAGCTCGCCGCTGGTGCTGGACTCGCCGCACAGCGGCACCTTCTACCCGGCCGACTTCCGCAGCTGCTGCGACATGGCCATCCTGCGCACCGCGGAAGACACCCACGTCGAGAAGCTCTACAGCTTCGCGCCGGCCCTGGGTGCCGCCTGGATCGAGGCGCTGTTCCCGCGCAGCTACCTCGATGCCAACCGCGACACGCTGGAGCTGGACACCGGCCTGCTGGACGGCCCCTGGCCGCATCCGGTGGCGACCGATCCGAAGGTGCTCAGCAAGGTGCGGCTCGGCAAGGGGCTGATCTGGAAGTTCACCGACGACGGCCAGCCGATCTACGACCGGCTGCTGCCGGTGGCCGAGGTGCAGGCGCGGATCGACCGCTGCTGGAAGCCGTACTACGCGGCCGTCGCCGGCGCGATCGACGCGGCGCATGCGCGCCACGGCTTCTCGGTGCACATCAACTGCCATTCGATGCCCGCCGTGGCCGGCAGCCATGCGACCGACTTCCCCGGCCTGCACCATGCCGACTTCGTGATCGGCGACCGCGATGGCAGCACGGCCGACCCGCGCCTGTCGCAGCGCATCTGCGAGTTCCTGCGCGGACGCGGCTACAGCGTGGACTACAACCACCCCTACAAGGGCGTGGAGCTGGTGCGCCGCTACGGCGTGCCGGCCGAGGGCCGGCACAGCATCCAGGTCGAGATCAACCGCAAGCTCTACATGGACGAGCAGAGCTTCGCGGTGCTGCAGCCGGGCTTCGACAAGCTGCAGGGCGACCTGAAGGCCCTGCTGGAAATGCTGGGCGCCTGGGACGGGAAGTTCTGA
- a CDS encoding tripartite tricarboxylate transporter substrate binding protein BugE, whose translation MQRRFLLSALAAASVVPGMSWAQAGKPIRLIVPFPPGGATDISGRVLQEPLQRILGQTVVIDNRAGAGGSIGMSELARSAPDGLTLAVATLSTHGVNPAVFAKLPYDPIKDTVGVTELVKAPGVIVINPTELPMVHSFADLVKYLKANPGKVSYATPGNGTIGHMWGELFKSATGTAMVHIPYRGAGPALNDVLAGQVAVYFDQVASSLPYVKQGKLKALAVSWNARLESLPDVPTYGELGYQNLNDPSWFGLVAPAGTPAPVVLRIQQAVAQALAEPAVAQRLAGQGLYPSGTSPQAFSKQIVSEIAKMKKVAAYAKISLD comes from the coding sequence ATGCAACGTCGATTCCTCCTCTCCGCCCTGGCTGCAGCTTCTGTCGTTCCCGGAATGTCCTGGGCGCAAGCCGGCAAGCCGATCCGCCTGATCGTGCCCTTCCCGCCCGGCGGCGCCACCGACATCAGCGGCCGCGTGCTGCAGGAGCCGCTGCAGCGCATCCTGGGCCAGACGGTGGTGATCGACAACCGCGCCGGCGCCGGCGGCTCCATCGGCATGTCCGAACTCGCCCGCTCGGCACCGGACGGCCTGACGCTGGCCGTGGCCACCCTGTCCACCCACGGCGTGAACCCGGCCGTGTTCGCCAAGCTGCCATATGACCCGATCAAGGACACCGTGGGCGTGACCGAGCTGGTGAAGGCACCGGGCGTGATCGTGATCAACCCGACCGAGCTGCCGATGGTCCACAGCTTCGCCGACCTGGTGAAGTACCTGAAGGCCAACCCGGGCAAGGTCTCCTACGCCACCCCGGGCAACGGCACCATCGGCCACATGTGGGGCGAGCTGTTCAAGAGCGCCACCGGCACCGCCATGGTCCACATCCCCTACCGCGGCGCGGGCCCGGCGCTCAACGACGTGCTGGCCGGCCAGGTCGCGGTGTACTTCGACCAGGTCGCCTCCTCGCTGCCTTACGTGAAGCAGGGCAAGCTCAAGGCCCTGGCCGTGTCCTGGAACGCCCGCCTGGAATCCCTGCCCGATGTGCCGACCTACGGCGAGCTGGGCTACCAGAACCTGAACGACCCGTCTTGGTTCGGCTTGGTGGCGCCCGCCGGCACGCCGGCGCCCGTGGTGCTGCGCATCCAGCAGGCGGTGGCGCAGGCATTGGCCGAACCCGCCGTGGCCCAGCGCCTGGCCGGCCAGGGCCTCTACCCCTCGGGCACCAGCCCGCAGGCCTTCTCCAAGCAGATCGTCTCCGAGATCGCCAAGATGAAGAAGGTCGCCGCCTACGCCAAGATTTCCTTGGACTGA
- a CDS encoding LysR substrate-binding domain-containing protein: MTVRRFQPPLQLLRAFSTVVRFGGVSRAAEALHLTQSAVSKQVQELERWVGVALFERSRKRLALTPAGERYEEKVRALLAQLEAATLELITSGGEGGALHLSALPTFGAKWLIPRLPDFQHKEPQVTLHFVPFVHGYDFERPELDCSILFGDGHWPGARSHYLAGHDVALIAPRPGVGECTVRSVRDVARCTLLRHVTVPDAWQRWSETHGMSGLDALSGPQFDQFQTMIRAVTVGMGVALVPRCLVQDEISAGVVDEPLAEGGYRSSLGYWFCYPEARARLGPLVRFRTWLLPQAEAQPAQPQGAAAGRPAADD, encoded by the coding sequence ATGACCGTACGCCGCTTCCAGCCTCCCCTGCAATTGCTGAGGGCTTTTTCCACCGTGGTGCGCTTCGGTGGCGTGTCGCGCGCGGCCGAGGCCCTGCACCTCACGCAGAGCGCGGTCAGCAAGCAGGTGCAGGAGCTGGAGCGCTGGGTGGGCGTGGCCCTGTTCGAGCGCAGCCGCAAGCGCCTGGCGCTGACGCCGGCCGGCGAGCGCTACGAGGAGAAGGTGAGGGCCTTGCTGGCCCAGCTGGAGGCGGCCACGCTGGAGCTGATCACCAGCGGCGGCGAGGGCGGCGCGCTGCACCTGTCGGCCCTGCCCACCTTCGGTGCCAAGTGGCTGATCCCGCGCCTGCCGGACTTCCAGCACAAGGAGCCGCAGGTGACCCTGCATTTCGTGCCCTTCGTGCACGGCTACGACTTCGAGCGGCCCGAGCTCGACTGCTCCATCCTCTTCGGCGACGGCCACTGGCCCGGCGCCCGTTCGCATTACCTGGCGGGCCACGACGTGGCGCTGATCGCGCCCAGGCCCGGCGTGGGCGAATGCACCGTGCGTTCGGTGCGCGACGTGGCGCGCTGCACCCTGCTGCGCCACGTCACCGTGCCGGACGCCTGGCAGCGCTGGAGCGAGACCCACGGCATGAGCGGGCTGGACGCCCTGTCGGGCCCGCAGTTCGACCAGTTCCAGACCATGATCCGCGCCGTCACCGTCGGCATGGGCGTGGCCCTGGTGCCGCGCTGCCTGGTGCAGGACGAGATCAGCGCCGGCGTGGTGGACGAGCCGCTGGCCGAGGGCGGCTACCGCAGCAGCCTGGGCTACTGGTTCTGCTACCCCGAGGCGCGCGCCCGGCTTGGGCCGCTGGTGCGTTTTCGGACCTGGCTGCTGCCGCAGGCGGAAGCCCAGCCGGCGCAGCCGCAGGGCGCTGCGGCCGGCCGGCCGGCCGCGGATGACTGA
- a CDS encoding sensor histidine kinase, with the protein MLTPLLLLWPISLALTWLVAQGLADKPFDRALEYNVQALAQLVSLHEGRVQLNLPQPANELLRADDADTIYYQVRDGGGEVLSGERDLAPPPYTGEGRPPTGEVRLHDAQLRGLSLRVASTWVRFTPPQADAPQVQVLVQVAETRSKRSVLATEIIKGVMLPQFAILPLAVLLVWLALARGLKPLSELERRIRARRPQDLSPLDVRTVPLEVVPLVASVNDLLARLQESVATQKRFLADAAHQLKTPLAGLRMQADLAQRQASSAEELKQSLQQIGRASKHATHTVNQLLALARAEVAGKAPFVSQTCDLAAITMEVVRHSVPRALEKRIDLGYDGLAPASPGVQVPGNPTLIAEMLRNLVDNAIAYTPSNETEPGVITVRLQTAEGAPVIEVEDSGPGIAEAERERVFQPFYRVLGSGVDGSGLGLSIVREIAMLHGARLSLEDAQPGRQPPGARFVLRFSARQAG; encoded by the coding sequence ATGCTGACGCCGCTGCTGCTGCTCTGGCCGATCAGCCTGGCGCTGACCTGGCTGGTGGCCCAGGGCCTGGCCGACAAGCCCTTCGACCGCGCCCTCGAATACAACGTGCAGGCCCTGGCCCAGCTGGTCAGCCTGCACGAGGGCCGCGTGCAGCTCAACCTGCCGCAGCCGGCCAACGAGCTGCTGCGCGCCGACGATGCCGACACCATCTACTACCAGGTGCGCGACGGCGGCGGCGAGGTGCTTTCGGGCGAACGCGACCTGGCCCCGCCGCCCTACACCGGCGAGGGCAGGCCGCCCACCGGCGAGGTGCGGCTGCACGATGCGCAGCTGCGCGGGCTGTCGCTGCGGGTGGCCTCCACCTGGGTGCGCTTCACGCCGCCGCAGGCCGATGCGCCGCAGGTGCAGGTGCTGGTGCAGGTGGCCGAAACCCGCAGCAAACGCTCGGTGCTGGCCACCGAAATCATCAAGGGCGTGATGCTGCCGCAGTTCGCCATCCTGCCGCTGGCGGTGCTGCTGGTGTGGCTGGCGCTGGCGCGCGGCCTGAAGCCCCTGTCGGAGCTGGAGCGCCGCATCCGCGCCCGCCGGCCGCAGGACCTGAGCCCGCTGGACGTGCGCACCGTGCCGCTGGAGGTGGTGCCGCTGGTGGCCTCGGTCAACGACCTGCTGGCGCGACTGCAGGAATCGGTGGCCACGCAAAAGCGTTTCCTGGCCGACGCCGCCCATCAGCTCAAGACGCCGCTGGCCGGCCTGCGCATGCAGGCCGACCTGGCCCAGCGCCAGGCCAGCAGCGCCGAGGAACTCAAGCAGTCGCTGCAGCAGATCGGCCGCGCCAGCAAGCACGCCACCCACACCGTCAACCAGCTGCTGGCGCTGGCGCGCGCCGAGGTGGCGGGCAAGGCGCCCTTCGTCAGCCAGACCTGCGACCTGGCCGCGATTACCATGGAAGTGGTGCGCCATTCGGTGCCGCGGGCGCTGGAAAAACGCATCGACCTGGGCTACGACGGCCTGGCGCCCGCCAGCCCCGGGGTGCAGGTGCCGGGCAATCCCACGCTGATCGCCGAGATGCTGCGCAACCTGGTGGACAACGCCATCGCCTACACACCCTCGAACGAGACCGAGCCGGGTGTCATCACCGTGCGGCTGCAGACGGCCGAAGGCGCACCGGTGATCGAGGTGGAGGACTCCGGCCCCGGCATCGCCGAAGCCGAACGCGAGCGGGTGTTCCAGCCCTTCTACCGGGTGCTGGGCAGCGGGGTGGACGGCTCGGGCCTGGGCCTGTCCATCGTGCGCGAGATCGCCATGCTGCACGGCGCGCGGCTCTCGCTGGAGGACGCCCAGCCCGGCCGCCAGCCGCCCGGCGCGCGCTTCGTGCTGCGTTTCAGCGCGCGGCAGGCGGGCTGA
- a CDS encoding response regulator: MRILIAEDDQVLADGLLRSLRASGAAVDHVASGTEADAALLAHDEFDLLILDLGLPRLHGLDVLKRLRARGASLPVLVLTAADGVEERVKGLDFGADDYMAKPFSLQELEARVRALTRRGMGGTTSSIKHGPLVYDQAGRVASIDGRMIELSARELGLLEVLLQRAGRLVSKDQLVERLCEWGEEVSNNAIEVYIHRLRKKIEHGPIRIATVRGLGYCLEKIPT, from the coding sequence ATGCGCATCCTGATAGCCGAAGACGACCAGGTGCTGGCCGACGGCCTGCTGCGCTCCCTGCGCGCCTCCGGCGCCGCCGTGGACCATGTGGCCAGCGGCACCGAGGCCGACGCCGCCCTGCTGGCCCACGACGAGTTCGACCTGCTGATCCTGGACCTGGGCCTGCCGCGGCTGCACGGCCTGGATGTGTTGAAGCGCCTGCGCGCCCGCGGCGCCAGCCTGCCGGTGCTGGTGCTGACCGCCGCCGACGGCGTGGAGGAACGGGTCAAGGGCCTGGACTTCGGCGCCGACGACTACATGGCCAAGCCCTTCTCCCTGCAGGAGCTCGAAGCCCGGGTGCGCGCGCTGACGAGGCGCGGCATGGGCGGCACCACCAGCAGCATCAAGCACGGGCCGCTGGTCTACGACCAGGCCGGGCGGGTCGCCTCGATCGACGGCCGCATGATCGAACTCTCGGCGCGCGAACTCGGCCTGCTCGAAGTGCTGCTGCAGCGCGCCGGCCGGCTGGTCAGCAAGGACCAGCTGGTGGAGCGCCTGTGCGAGTGGGGCGAGGAGGTCAGCAACAACGCGATCGAGGTCTACATCCACCGGCTGCGCAAGAAGATCGAGCATGGGCCGATCCGCATCGCCACGGTGCGCGGCCTCGGTTACTGCCTGGAAAAGATCCCGACGTGA
- a CDS encoding substrate-binding periplasmic protein — MSPCIRVLAALCLAGAAAGAAAQMVRVVTETTPNSFLQDGRVVGRGTELVELTLQRAGLRDYRIDLYPWARAVDLAQREPNVLIYPIARTADREERFRWVGEIQRIRYFFYALPDRALPPMKQLDEARGLTIGVVRDDVRHQFLQRKGFTRLVLSGQPLENLRKLLYRQVDLVAMTENEAQRLCEEARPDCAGLARLLPLDELQLSLFMAYSRATPEDLAQRTTTAFESLRADGSVARTMGPLAPGAASAGR, encoded by the coding sequence ATGAGCCCGTGCATCCGAGTCCTGGCCGCCCTCTGCCTGGCAGGGGCCGCCGCCGGCGCCGCCGCCCAGATGGTGCGTGTGGTCACCGAGACCACGCCCAACAGCTTCCTGCAGGACGGCCGGGTGGTCGGCCGCGGCACCGAGCTGGTGGAGCTGACCCTGCAGCGCGCCGGCCTGCGCGACTACCGCATCGACCTCTATCCCTGGGCGCGGGCGGTGGACCTGGCGCAGCGCGAGCCCAATGTGCTGATCTACCCGATCGCCCGCACCGCCGACCGCGAGGAGCGCTTCCGCTGGGTCGGCGAGATCCAGCGCATCCGCTACTTCTTCTACGCCCTGCCCGACCGGGCCCTGCCGCCCATGAAGCAGCTCGACGAGGCGCGCGGCCTCACCATCGGCGTGGTGCGCGACGACGTGCGCCACCAGTTCCTGCAGCGCAAGGGCTTCACGCGCCTGGTGCTGTCGGGCCAGCCGCTGGAGAACCTGCGCAAGCTGCTCTACCGCCAGGTGGACCTGGTGGCCATGACCGAGAACGAGGCGCAGCGCCTGTGCGAGGAGGCCCGGCCCGACTGCGCCGGGCTGGCCCGGCTGCTGCCGCTCGACGAGCTGCAGCTGAGCCTCTTCATGGCCTACAGCCGGGCCACGCCCGAGGACCTGGCCCAGCGCACCACCACCGCCTTCGAATCGCTGCGCGCCGACGGCAGCGTAGCCCGCACCATGGGGCCGCTGGCGCCGGGCGCGGCCAGCGCGGGCCGGTAA
- a CDS encoding diguanylate cyclase, with translation MTERPPRRQSLGMRLMLATLGFCLVFTLCAAAYQTWSAWRAGKAAMDADLALMERMYGSALAKASWDLDRDQIATYAEILSQAPWVGRVDISVRLPVGPPLEYQRVRPGWTPSSVTPVHRSQLRYEPFTGRTEAVGELRLFGDEARLWRQLREALLGIVVRQALQSLLLASLVMALFHRLVTVHVRRIARHLAQLTPLNLGKPLTIERASRRDDELELLVTGVNQLQNNLSDYLERQQRFEQELAAHRDRLSELVQERTAELETLNRQLEQLSRTDSLTGLANRRSFDQVKLAEFQRARRGGQPLTLVLCDIDYFKRYNDTYGHAGGDACLQAVAAAVQGVAQRGADLVARIGGEEFAILLPGSDGATGLAVAERVREAMAALAIPHAASEVSAYVTLSLGLATLQTDIDANFETLFRRADQALYQAKQDGRDRVRAADLPQAKEPS, from the coding sequence CTGTGTGCCGCCGCCTACCAGACCTGGTCGGCCTGGCGCGCCGGCAAGGCGGCCATGGATGCCGACCTCGCGCTGATGGAGCGCATGTACGGCAGCGCCCTGGCCAAGGCCAGCTGGGACCTGGACCGCGACCAGATCGCCACCTATGCCGAGATCCTGTCCCAAGCGCCCTGGGTCGGCCGGGTGGACATCTCGGTGCGCCTGCCGGTGGGGCCGCCGCTGGAATACCAGCGGGTGCGGCCGGGCTGGACACCCTCCTCGGTGACGCCGGTGCACCGCTCCCAGCTGCGCTACGAACCCTTCACCGGCCGCACCGAGGCGGTCGGGGAGCTGCGCCTGTTCGGCGACGAGGCCCGGCTCTGGCGGCAGCTGCGCGAGGCGCTGCTCGGCATCGTCGTGCGCCAGGCCCTGCAGTCGCTGCTGCTGGCCAGCCTGGTGATGGCGCTGTTCCATCGGCTGGTGACGGTGCATGTGCGGCGCATCGCGCGCCACCTGGCGCAGCTCACGCCGCTCAACCTCGGCAAGCCGCTGACCATCGAGCGCGCCAGCCGCCGCGACGACGAGCTGGAGCTGCTGGTCACCGGCGTCAACCAGCTGCAGAACAATCTGTCGGACTACCTGGAGCGGCAGCAGCGCTTCGAGCAGGAACTCGCGGCGCACCGCGACCGCCTGTCCGAGCTGGTGCAGGAGCGCACCGCCGAGCTGGAGACCCTCAACCGGCAGCTGGAGCAGCTCTCGCGCACCGATTCACTGACCGGCCTGGCCAACCGGCGCAGCTTCGACCAGGTCAAGCTCGCCGAATTCCAGCGCGCCCGGCGCGGCGGCCAGCCGCTGACGCTGGTGCTCTGCGACATCGACTATTTCAAACGCTACAACGACACCTACGGCCATGCCGGCGGCGATGCCTGCCTGCAGGCGGTGGCCGCCGCGGTGCAGGGCGTGGCCCAGCGCGGCGCCGACCTGGTGGCGCGCATCGGCGGCGAGGAATTCGCCATCCTGCTGCCCGGCAGCGACGGCGCGACCGGCCTGGCGGTGGCCGAGCGGGTGCGCGAGGCGATGGCGGCGCTGGCCATACCGCATGCGGCTTCGGAGGTGTCGGCATACGTCACCCTGAGCCTGGGCCTGGCCACGCTGCAGACCGATATCGACGCCAATTTCGAGACCCTGTTCCGCCGGGCCGACCAGGCCCTCTACCAGGCCAAGCAGGACGGGCGCGACCGCGTGCGTGCGGCCGACCTCCCCCAGGCGAAGGAGCCCTCATGA